A region from the Lolium perenne isolate Kyuss_39 chromosome 4, Kyuss_2.0, whole genome shotgun sequence genome encodes:
- the LOC127293151 gene encoding receptor protein kinase TMK1: MQSPTVSTARRRRAAALLLALSLLLAAVGAAAAATAATPQDAEAMRAVAKALGADKSLSWNTPDPCSPKPWDGVGCDADGRVTDIQVGKRRLTGTLAAEVRNLTALTRLEVFGNALSGPLPTLAGLSSLQHLLLNDNGFTSVPAGFFDGLVSLTDFSIDHNPLDPWTLHPELARCVALSNFSANSANVTGSLPDFLAALPSLERLNLAMNLMSGPVPPSLGTAPQLQVLWLNSQIRGGFSGPVTFLATITKASQLWLHSNRFSGPLPDFSALTSLVDLKLRDNDLTGPVPQSLINLKSLTILNLTNNMLQGPRPAFDTKQVALDMADNQSFCLQDPGKPCDPRVNLLLDVAAGFMYPYKLADGWKGNDPCAGYLGVECDSTGNITLLNLGSKGLNGTISPALGNISTLQTLILSKNNITGTIPKELAALPALKSVDLSNNNLYGQLPPFRSNVLVNTDGNPNIGKDPPAPTPGSDGHSNSTAPGGGSGGSSSGGGSSSHSAGVIVGSVFGAIAGLGLIAALGFYCYKRKQKPSGRVQSPHAMVIHPRHSGSDPDMVKITVAGRNSNGGAATNEAQSQASNGPRDIHVVEAGNMVISIQVLRNVTNNFSQENILGRGGFGTVYKGELHDGTKIAVKRMESGVMGNKGLNEFKSEISVLTKVRHRNLVSLLGYCLDGNERILVYEYMPQGPVSQHLFEWKEHNSQPLEWKKRLSIALDVARGVEYLHSLAQQTFIHRDLKPSNILLGDDMRAKVADFGLVRLAPSDGKCVSVETRLAGTFGYLAPEYAVTGRVTTKADVFSFGVILMELVTGRRALDDTQPEDSMHLVTWFRRMQLNPDTFRKAIDMTIDLDEETFASVSTVAQLAGHCCAREPQQRPDMGHAVNVLSTLSDVWKPTDPDSDDSYGIDLDMTLPQALKKWQAFEDSSHFDGATSSFLASLDNTQTSIPTRPPGFADSFTSADGR; this comes from the exons ATGCAGTCCCCCACCGTATCcaccgcgcggcggcggcgcgccgccgccctcctcctaGCCCTATCCCTCCTCCTGGCGGCCGTCggggccgcggcggcggcgacggcggccacgCCGCAGGACGCGGAGGCGATGCGGGCGGTCGCCAAGGCGCTGGGCGCGGACAAGTCCCTCTCCTGGAACACCCCGGACCCCTGCTCCCCGAAGCCCTGGGACGGCGTGGGCTGCGACGCCGACGGCCGCGTCACCGACATCCAGGTCGGCAAGCGCCGCCTCACGGGGACGCTGGCGGCCGAGGTGCGCAACCTCACGGCCCTAACCCGCCTCGAGGTCTTCGGCAACGCGCTCTCGGGCCCGCTCCCCACCCTCGCGGGCCTCTCCTCCCTCCAGCACCTCCTCCTCAACGACAACGGCTTCACCTCCGTCCccgccggcttcttcgacggcctcGTCTCCCTAACCGACTTCTCCATCGACCACAACCCGCTCGACCCGTGGACCCTCCACCCCGAGCTCGCGCGCTGCGTCGCCCTCTCCAACTTCTCCGCCAACAGCGCCAACGTCACGGGCTCCCTCCCGGACTTCCTCGCCGCCCTGCCGTCCCTGGAGCGGCTCAACCTGGCCATGAACCTCATGTCCGGTCCCGTCCCGCCCTCCCTCGGGACGGCGCCCCAGCTCCAGGTGCTCTGGCTCAACAGCCAGATCCGCGGCGGCTTCTCCGGGCCCGTCACCTTCCTCGCCACCATCACCAAGGCCAGCCAGCTCTGGCTGCACTCCAACCGCTTCTCCGGGCCCCTGCCGGACTTCTCCGCCCTCACCAGCCTCGTCGATCTCAAACTGCGCGACAACGACCTCACCGGCCCGGTTCCGCAGAGCCTCATCAACCTCAAGTCCCTCACCATCCTGAATCTCACCAACAACATGCTGCAGGGGCCGAGGCCCGCGTTCGACACTAAGCAGGTGGCGCTCGACATGGCGGACAACCAGAGCTTCTGCCTGCAGGATCCCGGAAAGCCCTGCGATCCCCGCGTCAACCTGCTGCTCGACGTGGCCGCTGGGTTCATGTACCCCTACAAGCTCGCAGATGGCTGGAAGGGGAATGACCCCTGCGCTGGTTACCTCGGCGTCGAGTGTGATAGTACTGGGAACATCACATTGCTCAATTTGGGCAGCAAGGGCCTCAACGGGACCATCTCGCCGGCTCTCGGCAACATCTCCACGCTCCAGACGCTGATCCTTTCGAAGAACAACATTACTGGCACCATTCCCAAGGAGCTTGCCGCCTTGCCCGCGCTCAAGTCGGTTGATCTGTCAAACAACAATCTCTATGGGCAGCTTCCTCCGTTCCGCAGCAATGTGCTGGTCAACACTGATGGTAACCCCAACATTGGCAAGGATCCCCCTGCGCCGACACCTGGGTCAGATGGTCACAGCAACAGCACTGCGcctgggggtggaagtggtggaAGCAGTAGTGGTGGGGGCTCCTCTTCGCATTCTGCCGGCGTCATTGTTGGGTCTGTCTTTGGAGCTATTGCTGGACTAGGCCTCATTGCTGCATTGGGATTCTATTGCTACAAGAGGAAGCAGAAGCCTTCCGGAAGGGTGCAGAGCCCGCATGCTATGGTCATCCATCCCCGGCACTCTGGGTCAGATCCTGACATGGTCAAAATCACAGTTGCCGGGCGGAATTCCAATGGTGGTGCGGCCACAAACGAGGCACAGAGCCAGGCGAGCAACGGCCCAAGGGATATCCATGTTGTTGAGGCTGGGAATATGGTCATTTCGATCCAGGTCCTCCGTAACGTCACCAACAACTTCAGCCAGGAGAACATCCTTGGTCGTGGTGGGTTTGGCACTGTCTACAAGGGCGAGCTTCACGATGGCACAAAAATCGCTGTCAAGAGAATGGAGTCTGGTGTTATGGGCAACAAGGGGCTAAATGAGTTCAAATCAGAGATATCTGTGCTGACCAAGGTCCGTCACCGGAACCTGGTGTCGCTGCTTGGATATTGCCTTGATGGCAATGAGAGGATTCTTGTGTATGAGTACATGCCACAGGGGCCAGTCAGCCAACACCTGTTTGAGTGGAAAGAACACAATTCACAGCCATTGGAATGGAAGAAGCGACTCAGCATTGCGCTTGATGTTGCAAGAGGTGTTGAGTACCTGCACAGCCTTGCGCAGCAAACCTTCATCCACAGAGACTTGAAACCATCAAATATACTTCTTGGTGATGACATGAGGGCAAAGGTGGCTGACTTTGGATTGGTGCGGCTTGCACCGTCTGATGGGAAGTGTGTATCAGTGGAGACAAGACTTGCTGGCACTTTCGGATACCTTGCCCCGGAGTATGCAG TTACTGGACGAGTAACCACAAAAGCTGATGTCTTCAGCTTTGGTGTCATTTTGATGGAGCTGGTCACCGGACGGAGGGCGCTTGATGACACGCAGCCTGAGGATAGCATGCACCTAGTTACATGGTTCCGGCGAATGCAGCTGAACCCAGACACTTTCCGGAAAGCAATTGACATGACTATTGACCTTGACGAGGAGACCTTTGCCAGCGTTAGCACCGTCGCGCAGCTGGCTGGTCACTGCTGTGCTAGGGAACCACAACAGAGGCCTGATATGGGTCATGCCGTCAATGTGCTCTCTACTCTTTCCGATGTATGGAAACCTACAGATCCTGACTCAGACGATAGCTACGGTATCGACCTGGACATGACGCTGCCTCAAGCATTGAAGAAATGGCAGGCCTTCGAGGACAGCAGCCATTTCGACGGCGCGACCTCATCGTTCCTCGCGAGCTTGGACAACACCCAGACAAGCATCCCAACTCGGCCTCCAGGATTTGCAGATTCGTTCACCTCTGCCGATGGAAGATAG